A single window of Methylacidimicrobium sp. AP8 DNA harbors:
- a CDS encoding tetratricopeptide repeat protein — protein sequence MDRLLLLLAFLAFCLPPAAADPSAAPAPQSSLARLRERAQAMPRSVEAWSSLGEALLEAGRPAEAIPAFRKAAALAPAAARLGCASAAPTPQPATGSWPWRPTSARRG from the coding sequence GTGGACCGCCTCCTCCTGCTGCTGGCCTTCCTCGCGTTCTGCCTCCCGCCGGCGGCCGCCGACCCGTCCGCCGCGCCCGCTCCGCAGTCAAGCCTCGCCCGCCTCCGGGAGCGGGCGCAGGCGATGCCCCGGTCGGTCGAAGCCTGGAGCTCGCTCGGCGAGGCCCTCCTCGAGGCCGGCAGGCCGGCCGAGGCGATTCCGGCCTTCCGCAAGGCCGCCGCCCTCGCCCCCGCCGCGGCGAGGCTTGGCTGCGCCTCGGCCGCGCCTACGCCGCAGCCGGCTACCGGAAGCTGGCCCTGGCGGCCTACCAGCGCGCGACGCGGCTGA
- a CDS encoding tetratricopeptide repeat protein: MRLGRAYAAAGYRKLALAAYQRATRLSPADPAAWLALGAEEEHLGRHAEALPAFETACRLAPESSSWFRLGVVYGELDRFAEAAAAYRKALADRPGNAEAWNNLGVAYEKLGRLREAREAYSKAFLFQPHNPTILENLARVSARLGPPRPASRP; encoded by the coding sequence CTGCGCCTCGGCCGCGCCTACGCCGCAGCCGGCTACCGGAAGCTGGCCCTGGCGGCCTACCAGCGCGCGACGCGGCTGAGCCCGGCCGACCCGGCGGCCTGGCTCGCGCTCGGCGCCGAGGAGGAGCACCTGGGCCGCCACGCCGAGGCCCTCCCCGCCTTCGAAACCGCCTGCCGGCTCGCCCCGGAAAGCTCCTCCTGGTTCCGCCTCGGGGTCGTCTATGGGGAGCTCGACCGGTTCGCGGAAGCCGCAGCGGCCTACCGGAAGGCGCTCGCGGACCGGCCGGGCAATGCCGAGGCCTGGAACAACCTAGGAGTCGCCTACGAAAAGCTCGGCCGGCTCCGCGAGGCGCGCGAGGCCTACAGCAAGGCCTTCCTCTTCCAGCCCCACAACCCCACGATCCTCGAGAACCTCGCCCGCGTCAGCGCCCGGCTGGGGCCTCCCCGGCCCGCCTCCCGGCCGTGA